The genomic region gagagagagagaatcgaAACATGCAAATGACCTAAATTACAACAcattatggttttttttttcatttaaatgagaATCTTTGAACCACAGAGTTTCTGTCAGACTGACATTCACCATTATCAGGATTTATCTGCCTCAGAAGTACCTGCAGGATGCTAAACACACCTTAATGTCATTGTGCTCGAAAGCAGCACAAGTTTGCATGAAGAACTAATAGATCATCTGTGATGCAACCGTCCTGCCAGTTGAAAAATGTCAAGGAAGACGCTCAATAAATCATGCATTGCATAGCATGTTCTTTTCAAAATAGATGCCATTTCTGGTCCAATGAGGTATCTTGTATCCTCACCCCTTATCCTTTATAACGTGATGCATGAATGCATCCTCACACATCCAAAGGCTGTTACAGATTTTTGATTAAGTTGTGATGAAGCCGTGTCAGACACAACAGATGTGAATGTAAATGAGCTGCGTAGCAGCAGATATCGTGCATGATGTCTCGTCAATTAGCTGACACTCCCGCAGCCCGCAGGGTCAAAGCTTTGACAGGCAATATGTGGCTTCTCTTGGTCCTAAGCCAACCACAGACGCTGTTTCTAAAttctaaataatgtttttttctctctctcctttttagAGTAAAAGATCTCGTTATAGCAACCAGGgcgtgttttatttttctgagcaTGTTTTCTAGCCGATGACCTCATTCAATTTTCTTTCATTCCTAGAAAATGAATGTGCATGTTTCTCAGGAAAAGTGTGTGAGCTTTTTTTACCAGCACATAAAGAATGTTTGAATGAATCATGCATATACTCTTTGTCTCACTTCTGCTGACATCACAGAGAGAGAAGAGCAGCGATGCtggaagcagcagcagtggagGCTCTTTAGTTGCCACTGGGAGCAGCGGTGTTGGTGTTGTGACATCTGTAGGAGTTACCTCTGCGTCCAGCAGCGCCATGGCTTCTTCCTTAGCCTCCGGCTTGAGTTCTGGAGGTCATGGGGGTCATGGCGGTCACATGGGGGAAGAACCCAGTGATCTAGAGGAGCTGGAGCAGTTTGCCCGCACCTTCAAGCAGCGCCGCATAAAGCTGGGATTCACCCAGGTAAGAAGAAGGAAGGCATGTTTGCATGAAAAAGTCTGCATGTATTTGCACAGTGACACAAATTTTCTATCTCCATCAGGGCGATGTTGGTGTGGCTATGGGAAAACTGTACGGCAACGATTTCAGCCAGACCACCATCTCCCGCTTTGAAGCTCTCAACCTGAGCTTTAAGAACATGTGCAAGCTGAAGCCTCTCCTCGAGAAGTGGCTGAGTGACGCAGGTACTAAGAAGTATTTTGTTGCTGGTGTACACTCAGCACACTCATCTTTGTTTGCTGGAACATGTGAGAGTCAgcagtattttaaaaataactttcaTTTGAAAATAAGCTCAGGATGTTTCATTTTGATGGAAATAGccttaaaaaaagactttaaatcTACTTTAAAAATGTTGCCTGTAGTTTTCCATCAGTGATAAAGTGTCAAAATGTAGTGTTTCACATATTTTaaggattttaatttaatttgacaTTGAATGATCTTTTTGTGATCATTCTTTATGTCACCAAAAACACTTCCCTCATTTATGccttctttctctgtttctgtcaCAGAAACAATGGCGGTAGACAGCATGCTGCCCAGCCcttcttctctctcctcccCCATGTTGGGCATCGAGGGTCTACCTGGCCGACGCAGGAAGAAACGCACCAGCATCGAGACCAATGTGCGAGTAGTCCTAGAGCGCAACTTCTGCACGGTAGGAGATTAAGTTATTAGCAAAACTGAGCCTGAATCTCTAATAGGTACGATTTTTAGACCTGAATATAAAATAATGCAGGTTTCCACTTTTGTTTTATAGAAATAAGTTAGAATTGAATCAATTTTCTTTATAACACCTTTCATGGAATTTCCAGTGCTGTTATTAGACAATAAGATTCATGAATGTGGCCGTTTTTAACCCTAAATACTCTTAATTCTTGCTTtacaaagattttaaaattcGACAAGtaggaaaatatttaaatatagcCCAATATGTGGCGACCACTTTTTAGGGATACGTTATAAATTTGGAGCTTTTAAAGAGTTTTTTAAAGAGCTAAGGAGCCTCTATAtttaataagaagaaaaaacattttctctgaATTAAACACTTGCGGTTtcataaaaagcagaaacatgAACTTGCTAAACACCCGCCCAGCACAGAACACAAAAAGTACAAGGACAAAGGCCGTCATATCAGAGCTGTAGATCTTGTACAAACCTGCAGCAGATTCTTGGAAACTACCGTAGATGGACTGCACACCGTAGATCagagatgtcaaactcattttacatcacgAGCCACATCCAGCCCATTTTGATCTTATGTGGGCCAGACCAATGGAACTGCCCTTTCTGCCAGTGTACAGTTTAGTCTAACTACACATTTAGTCCCTGAGAAATTGCTATTTTAACAGAAATCTATCAGCGCAACTCTTCGGGTTAGGCTtaggaaaagctgcaaaacttATGAACTTATGAAAATAAATTGAAAGTCTAAAATTTCTGTTCTActttacattttccaaagtCATCCGGTGGGCCTAATTGAAGGATTTGCTGGGCAAATCctggcccctgggccttatgtttgacacctccTGCCTTAGATTAGCACACCATAAATAGTTAATACAAACATATTGTTATACTAATGcagtggctttttaaaaaaagctcttCTACATGTGATAAACCAGCATCCTATTTTGGATAGCCTCCCTTTATTAATTAGCCTTCTTCTGACTGCATGCAGTGTTTTCAGTACTTTCTCATCGCTTTGATCTCTTCCTCCTCAGAACCAGAAGCCTACCTCTGAGGAGATCCTGCTGATGGCGGAGCAGCTCAACATGGAAAAGGAGGTGATTCGTGTTTGGTTCTGCAACCGCCGGCAGAAAGAGAAACGCATCAACCCCTCCAGCAGCACCACCCCTCCACTGCCCAGCCAGACCTCGCCTGTTGTGACGCACAAAGCCCCCTGCTACAGCCCGCACATGGTACAGTCCACCCTCAATGCAGGAACTGATGTTTCGCAGTAGGATGGAAGAACTTCCTAATTTCTCTTTTCCTCTATCTGCAGATATCGAGTCAGGGTCTGTCCCAGGTCACCACCAGCCTCAGCACAACAGGTGAGCTGTAATAACTGTTTGTGCCTGCGTAGACGCTCGTCAATAAATTATTAAAGGTTAGAGCGCTGCTTCTcaattatgtttttgaacccaaaGGTCGGTCTGGTCCTGACATTATTTGGGAACAGTTGATATTTCAGTATTGTTGAGTGTTTCGCTGATTTGATGAAACATGGAAGAATCATCACTGagacaaaaaaatcattaaGACTGGAAACAGAAAACAGGGATGTTTTGTTGACAGCAGCACAGAAGCGCTGGTCTTATCTTGAGTTGTTTACCTCCGTGAGTCATGATTCGTCCGTGAGCTGTCCAGGCTTCACACATATGACAGATGACCTGACAGGTAGCAAACACAGCTGGAAATTTATTGGCCCGTTGAGTCGAGGCTAGTACTAGCCAACCAGAAGGTGAAGTTGAATGGTGAGAAGAAGACCTTTGAATAGTTCAGGACCCTGGCTGTTGATGAAGAACTGTGTCACCAAAGTGTTTATTTAGTAATAACACTGTAATTCTTCTGTGCACTGCTGTGTGACATCCGTAtcactcttcttctctctctctcaggcaCCAGTTCGTCACCGTCAGCGTCCTGCCCCATGACTCCGGTCAGCTCAGTTgccatttcttcttctgtgactCCGCCTCCTCATAGCACAGCCAGCCCAGCTCCTCCCAGCCTCGGGACCTCTGGGCTCAACGCTGGGTGAGTGTCAATAACAATTTGAGAAATTTAATTACTAATTGGTTTTTCCTCGTGTTCACCACATTATTATCTCCAGTTTCTGGTCCCTTGtaatcaatgttccctctaatttttcatgtgtctgagcgaacacacaaactccctgagcgatcccttggaccactgtgagcgacatcagagcgacatccaatccatccaagttacatggtgtattaaaataatcaaattacagcatttacatttatgttagactacttttaaactgctttagcccatttacaatgaaaatgtaaaaaaaatctagccattggcctgtgtagtatgttaacactattggaagtaaaaataacttgaactccaatttcaaaaacacaactttcttttttttattttttttaatacagctctgacttgtattatgagtatgagtctgtggtctgggagagagtcctgtaactctgtctgcaaaatatagtatataatgaccaatgctgggcaattaattatatagttactcctcaaaaaagtaactcagtttggcaaacaacaaagttttttgcagctattttttaatgcagccaaggcgttttaaataaacatttcaaactatttacagaacaatcagctgttctgcatcaaatttgatgccacacaaattatttgtgccactccaaaaaataatttctgtccactatgagataaaggagaacaacagcctgataccagcaggcctgacaacaggagatgtatcactcctgtaacacctgtaacattcagtagtcgcctcattgttctgacacacacaacaaaactattgactacactacacactaactacacaagatttgcgctaaacgtctcaaatctctcacatctcaaagcaccgccgtcactcctaaaacgtcctcccgtttcttaacaactagatgccacgttgccataccatttttttgattggtcgacatggtactttttaggacgaataggaaagagagagggggtgggggtttgtttttgctcacaggtggagagtgctttggAGCCtcttttcttataaaacgctgtttttaccgtttcttcccgcagtaaatataaacaacgatagtattcaggaagaaaaccaaacattgcagatatttttatcataactctggttttacgtggcctctcaacacaatttaaaaactggtataaagtccacacttttcccgtcaattgctccgtctgtcctgctcacatctccaatggttgtacacgttgtcattaacgtggcttcactccacatcagccacgctgcTTTGCTAACTAAAactccggtgtcggcacataaggacgctgtcatagcctgtcaaccacgttgattagctgcgtatatacgaatgtgaatcgcattattggctggactatgggataaggtggcatcgttctaatcccatactggagcagccagtcacttactgactaacactgctaagcagaattgttaaagtattaattttaatttcaattcaggttagattttttttgtgcgcaacgcagattttctgtgcgcacagaccgtgccagcagtgcgcaattgcgcacgtgcgcagcttagagggaacattgcttgtaATCCTATTAAATAAATTTCAGTTTAATATTACTCAGCTAGAACCATTTTTGATACATGATATTATTTTGGTATTACTCCAGGAATTAGTCGGATCCCTAGATGGAAGAAAAGCTAGCTCTTCTTCATTTGCTCTCCTGGAGTGAATGAAAGCATGAATATAAAATTAATGCAAAACTTTTTGAAGGTTTCTTATTGTTGGTTAGTTTTAAACAAACCCTCTGAATTCCATCACCTGCAAAAAAGACCTTTTCAAATTGACTTGACCATGATCTCTAACCTGACATCACCTCATGCATATGTGAGCAGATGTTTCTTGAGCATTTCTGATGCAAGCTTTGCTCAGAAACCCATGTGGCTGTGTttcaaaaaagtcaaatactaAACCAAACCGTCCAAGTTCTCCATGTGCACCTCTGGACCTCCTTCACCGTCAGTGCTGCTTTCAGATTCCTATAGAAGTTCCAGTCTACTTCAGTAATTTCTCTATTGACCTCAAAACTGTCCAAATATGAGCTTGCATTAATTCAACCCAACTTTTGTGTTTCATGTTGAGGATCGTCACTGGAAGCATTTTATACAGCAGCTTTGAATGGAAGATGTCCCGACccaaaaaagcataaaaagaggGGTTGGTGACCTGAACTGCATCACATGAAAGTGCAGGATTTTTAATGCCATATGGGTGCACGTTTCACTCTCCACCCACCCTGCCGACTCTATTTGGCTCCCTGTGATTTAGTTCTCGTCCCCCaattgaaattaaagtcaaAATTTTGACAGTTTGGAGCAGGATCTAGCATCTCCCTGCATCTCAGACGCATAGCCACAAATGCATCAGAgccctttctttccaagctgcCTCGACTACCATGAtgtggatgactgagaacctacacagacaaaTGCTCTCTTGATGTTATTTAACCTGAAAAATGTTTCTGTACATCAGTGAAtgtttggatgtgtgtgtgaatttgcTGTCCATCCACATTTCAGGAACACAATGATGGGAGTAAGCACAGGGATGAACCAGGCCCTCATTGGCAACAATCCCCTGGCAACCATGCAAGGTTTGTGTCACTGagtgcatgagtgtgtgttgttagaCTGTCCCCTCTGGCCCAGCGAGTCTTCATGAGTCTCCATTTCTAAAGACCACTTCCCATTTCATCCTTCATCCATTCTGCCCAAAATGAATTTCCTTGCAAAGCCTCAGTATGACAGTAGCCAAGAGCAAGCCCGGCACGCACTACTCCTCctttctcaaactttttgaaTCGCTCAGTATGGTGAAAGATTCAATTTGATTCTCATACAATAGCCCACTATTATCACAAAGTGACAAGAGCCCCTTATGGCAAAGCTTAGGAGGCCAAGTCAGCTTACAGTAAACAGTTGAACAGGCACAATCCCCACCCTCTCAATATcaaagcctgttggctaaataACTAGTTTTCACTCAAAATTCTCCTCTTTGAAAGAGACGATCTGCTGCCAAATCAATTAAGCATCACAAATAAGCTCAGCTTTGAATCCGTCACATGCTCCATCTCCCTATAGCGCCGATTCAGGCCTTCCCCTTTTTCTCGCGCTCTGTTCAGCGTCATTCAGAGCCGGCGTCCTCCGGGCCATGTGCTGATGAGAAGGATACAGTCTGTTATGGAAACTGCAGCTCTGGCACTGTTGGCTCTGATAGAGTTTTAGGCTGAAGGAAAGAAGAGAGAAGAgcctgagtttaaaaaaaaataaaaaaggatggGATGAAATGAAGTGTTGACACGAAAGGATTTCAGTTTGCTTCCCTTTGGGGCCACACATgctgtaaatgtttactctCATGTAATGGATAAAAGTGTGTATTATTACACTGGAATTCAAACGCTGGCAGGTGTATCACTGTGTTACAGCAGGGTTCGGACAGATTGACAGGTTATCCTGACAAGCTTGCAGCAGTAACCTCGCAGAAAAGACGGCTACTGTAACAGTACTGGGATTTTATCTCAttgaaaagtaataaaaagCTATGAAATATAGTGCTGTGGAAAAGCATTAACCCTCCTAACAGAGAGTAACAAAGTACAACTACTTTGTTACTTTGTACTTacgtagaattttcaggtatgtGTACTTggcaactttttacttttactccctacatttttaaacaaatatctgtactttttacttacattttcaaaacggGCTCGTTGCTTTTGGTTTAAGGAATTTGAGGAGAGTTATTATTTCACATCACTGCGAGCCTTCAGACATCAAACCGATATCAGCCTAAAACGTAACGCATGAGAGGCAGTCCTGACTATTTTTCAACactagtatctgtacttctacttaagtacagaatgtctgCGCTATTACTgatttcctttcttcttcttttttgactTGTTAatgttacatgtttcagatcatcaaacagattttcaatattagacaaagataacctgagtaaatggGAAATTAAGGGAAATACATTATTAAGGTAAAAACAAAGCTGTCCGAACCTACCTGACCCTGTGGGGGTGAATTGCTCCCCTTCATTCAATCATAAACTAACTGTAATTTAAAATCGTTTTTTGGAAGGCTGAGTTAAGTTTCACACCCCAACCTGATCGCTGCCAGGCTGGTTGAATcaataaatctttaaaatagaacctgtctgacaaagcgAAGTAGgccaaaagattttaaaaagcaacacatcatgccacGATCTGAAGaaacatctgaaaaacaaactcaTTAAAGTTTATCACTCTGGAAAGAGtttcaaagccatttctaaaggCTTTGCGACTCCAACGAACCACAGTGAGTGCGTTATTCAAAAATGAATATGAGAAAACTTACAACAGTCGTTAAAAGTTCCAGAGAGTACAACATTACTTCAAGAGCGCATCAACGACTCATTCAGGAGCTCACAAAAAACCCGGAACAGCATCTATAGAGCTGCACGCCTCAGTAGTCTTAgataaggtcagagttcatgattcaataATAAGGAAGAGACTGGGAAAAATAGAGCAAACCACTGCTGACCCAAAAGAACACAGAACGTCGTCTCACTTTTAACAGAAAACATCTTGGATGATCCACGatacttttgggaaaatattctgtggactgacgagacaaaagttgaactttttgtAGGTTTGAGTCCCGTTACAGTGTAAAACTAactgcatttcataaaaagatcaTACCAATAGTCAAACGTGGAGGTGGCAGTGTGATGGTGTTGGACTACTTTGCTGCTTCAGGGCGACTTGCTGTaactgatgaaaacaggaaTTCTGCTCtttaccagaaaatcctgaagaagCTCGGTTTAAGAACCAAAACACGCCAAGAAGTCCATCCGAACTGCTCAAAAAGAATACGATTTCGGATTTTGGACCTCAAaggcatttttatattttcttggCTTATGtttgtcaaatatcaaaatTTATTTGATAATCTCAGACATAAGAAATCACAAAGGGGGAAAGTATTTTTAAGAGCACTGTATCTAACATAAACCTGTTCATTGTTTTTCTATTAAAAGTCTGCAAACTACTGCTTTTGCAATGTCTCACATCCACTGTGTGTGAATATCACAATCAGATTTCATCCTTTGCTGTCGATCATTTGTCTCTGTGCATTTTAAGGTTGAGTGTCATCATGAAGAGTCTTGGCTTAGAGCGGGGGTGTCAAACACATTCTGAGCAATCATTGATGATTTACAAAACAAATTCTCTCCTCATTTCCTCTTCTGAAGACTAAATGATTTAACCATCTTATGTGGATTTTATACTTTCCACATTAGTGGGTATACAAAGGTCCACTTCAGTCTGAGTAATCTAAATTTCATCATCAAAGGATAAATGTGCATCTGCTAATTTTTTGGGACCATGTGGACTCTTCTCTGAGGCACTAAACCACAAAACACCAACTACCCTTGTGTCCTTCAGATGAACTTAGAGCAACTAAGTATGCCCAACTTGCAGTGCTTTGGTGCGATGTTGTGTGAGTAGTTTCTTTGTTAGCAAGAGGGCTCTAAAACTTACAGTGATTCACACAAAATACAGTGAGCCATCTTTTTATGCTTGTGGAACCAGTCCATTGGGCCACACTGGGCTCAATTGGTGGGTTGTTTCTGACCCGTGGGCCATATGTTTGACACTCCTGCTTTAGCTTTATATTTTTTATCTGTCGTTATGATTAAAGGGGGAAAATCTTTCACAGTTATTCAGGCTTTCTTTAATCATCTTCACTTTCAGCAacctatttttaaatgtttgtctgTAACTAATGTCTCTGATCTGTTCACTGACTTCTTTTTAATCCTCTCTTTGTTTATTTCCATTCTCCATCATTATTTCACCCTGGAAATTTCCCTGTTCCTgtccttctctgtctctcttttttcctctcctctcccttcttCCTTTTCCTGACATCTACATCCTCTTCACTCCCATCACATCTGCATTTATTCCCCTGTCCTCTatgctcttcttcttttgttcccCTGATCGCTTTGCAACTTTGTTCTAAAcacctttgttttccttttctgtcaattttgactttttcattcactttttttgcaatattttttaatCTTCCCCTCACCCTCATTTCTTGAGCCTAATCCTGTCTCTTTTTCATCTTCCatcttccatttttttcttcatcttcctgTCCTCCGTTCTCCTCTATCCACCTTCTCCTTCCCCTCTTCCATGCCTTGCAGCTCTGGCAGCCAGCGGTGGGCAGCTACCCATTTCCAGCCTTGAAGGTGGAGCAGGTCACATGCTTCTCGGTGGACCTGGGGGTCCCTCTGTCCCCTCTTCCCTCCGCCCTTCTCTCTTCCTCAACCGACCCACTCTCCTCCCCATGGTGACCGGCTCTATGGCAACAACATCCACAACCGTCATGGGActggtcagcagcagcagcggtggCAGTGGTGGCGTGTGCGGCCCAAGGCCCTCCTTTTCCCAGTCTCCTTCCGCTGGCACCAGCAACCTCATGAGCCCAACTTCGTGCCCAGAAGAGTCTGTGTCTCCTTGTTCAAGTCCCGCCTCTTTCTGTTCATTCAGTGAAGCCTCGCCGCCACCGCTGGGAGGGACCATGGCCGACTGATCCCCGACTGACAGCCAAAGTATCCTAttagaggaggacgaggaggagaaggaggacgATTAAAGGAGctttaaaaatctaaatttaCAACCTCGCCTTTGAACCAAAGCCATCTCTCTGTCCAATCCATCTCTGgttttgtctgtctctctctttctgtatcTCCCTGCTGACGTCTTTTGAAGCCAAAAATATACACAGATGGATGCGGGGAGGAAGCAAAGAGAGAGGTAGGATGGAAAGGATAGAGAGAACTGCAGAACGAAGGAGGGGAATTCGAAACCAAATATTGATCTACAGCTGGAGAGGTGGCACTGAGGTGTGTTTTTGCTTGGCATCGAGAAGTGAACACCACGCTTTTTAAcagctggagaaaaaaaactcagtgAGGGCAGGGATGAAAACTGAAactgtgtgtggaaaaaaaaatgggagGCAAAGAAAAGACTTGTTTAACAAGCCCGGAAGGTCGTGTGGTTGCaaccaaattttaaaaaaaacaaaaaagcaagaaaGGAAATATGCTAgaagagaaacacacaaagatgtaaccaaaatctctgaataccaaaaactgaaaaccaaaaaaagacaaaaaaccaacaaacgGAGCGAAAAGCTTTAGTTCAAAAAGACTTTCTGATCTGTCCAGGATCAGCTTACTACTTCATTCTACGTCACGCCAAACATTTCCCATTTCACTCAGGATTTctgttgttccttttttttccgTCTTCAGCTGAAGATTTACAAAACAtctatttttctattattttgtATTCATCGCTCTTTTTTATCTAACTCAAACAGTTTCATACTTTACAGTTGAACCCACGTGCAGGATGTGTACCTACCTCTCTCTTTACAGCTTTACAGTGGTCAGCCTACCTTACATTTTAACAGACTGTTTCAATGAGCCTGGAGCAGCAGATGGGTGGGGTTTACTACGATAATAATTACTTTAGTGTCCGGTAAGAAGCCAATCTGTATTCGCTGTAGTACAAAAATAACTTTCTGGTATTCATTAAAGCCTTCTTCGTAGCAAAAACCACCCTTCTGGTAAAAGTTGGAAACTCCACTGAAGTTAAAGGAAAATACTGGTCAAAATTTTAAGGGTTATTTAGCTGTTAAATGTCAATTTGTTAGATCCACAGTTGATTTGGGGGATTATTTGTATCTCAGATTTCCCTCAGAGACAGATTTTAATGGGTtactatcatcatcattatcatcatcattattatcttTAATTTTTGTTCAAACCAAAGTATACCCCGAATAGGATTCATGCTGCCTGCGGAGTGGATATACACTAGGCAGATGTgtggtttatttatatttatattatttattatttgctgTCTTTAATTTAATGTTACCCTTTATACACgctcaccatcatcatcaccatcacgtCACCTTTCAGACTGCTCATCTACCACCAGTCACTCACTCTTGGATACCAAAGCATCGCCTCTGGCAGCGTTGTCTCTGGATTCGCCCGGGAGACGAGTGTCCAGACAAAACCTCAGCAGTGTCAaagggaaaacacacacacacatatacacatatacacatattacagtacactacaaGCATAAGAAAgaccaaaccaaaaaaaaaaaaagaacaaaagaaagaggTGAAGCACCGGCATTCCCCTTACTGCCCCCAAACCCCTGCCCTCCAACCCTCCCTCCCATCCAGCCCTCTCCTTTGTCTCCAAAGATCAGATCAAATGGCCAAAAGAAAcaaggaggagaagagaaagaggagaagCGGAGGAGCCAAAGGTATGAAGAGCTGCAGGGGGAAAgcgaggaggagaagaagaagaggaggaggagatggagaagtaggaggaagaggagcaggaggagatgCGCTTGAAGCAGCggaccaaaaaaccaaaaagtaaCCCAAAACCAAAAGCTACTGCTACTAGTTATGTGTGAGTGACTGAAGCGTAACGAAACCAAATACAAACAAAGAGGGGGAGGACGGGGGAGAGAAGGGGTGAGTAAGGCCCTGTCTGTCTGTTCGTCTTTAACTGTGATTGCCGTTCTTGTATCATCAGACAGAAATcgttccctccctccctccctccctctgccGGCCACCTCGGCTTTGTTCTCACTTTCTTTT from Pelmatolapia mariae isolate MD_Pm_ZW linkage group LG22, Pm_UMD_F_2, whole genome shotgun sequence harbors:
- the pou2f2a gene encoding POU domain, class 2, transcription factor 2, producing the protein MFVPLPVPFVFQRTASDFSAWRLKSSLAPRSSPDIRMSKAGEEKPGADYPGDSSDSDRNSPDEQAQTMKTSPFSLSPTPVGNKGKIEDGSEITHSTALPAPPSQQQQQAQHHHTQLMLAGSQLAGLAALLPAQQQLLLQQAQAQLLAAAVQQSNAAHAAHAAHAAAQQQANQQQQQQNQSQSQQQQQQQTKQEQAVQAPPPPPQLALSQPIQLTAQDIQQLLQLQQLVLMPGHPLQSPAQFLLSQPAPAQQPQQGLLSTPNLIQLPQQSPGGLLTSPPRLGLQAQREKSSDAGSSSSGGSLVATGSSGVGVVTSVGVTSASSSAMASSLASGLSSGGHGGHGGHMGEEPSDLEELEQFARTFKQRRIKLGFTQGDVGVAMGKLYGNDFSQTTISRFEALNLSFKNMCKLKPLLEKWLSDAETMAVDSMLPSPSSLSSPMLGIEGLPGRRRKKRTSIETNVRVVLERNFCTNQKPTSEEILLMAEQLNMEKEVIRVWFCNRRQKEKRINPSSSTTPPLPSQTSPVVTHKAPCYSPHMISSQGLSQVTTSLSTTGTSSSPSASCPMTPVSSVAISSSVTPPPHSTASPAPPSLGTSGLNAGNTMMGVSTGMNQALIGNNPLATMQALAASGGQLPISSLEGGAGHMLLGGPGGPSVPSSLRPSLFLNRPTLLPMVTGSMATTSTTVMGLVSSSSGGSGGVCGPRPSFSQSPSAGTSNLMSPTSCPEESVSPCSSPASFCSFSEASPPPLGGTMAD